The following proteins come from a genomic window of Micromonospora zamorensis:
- the nuoE gene encoding NADH-quinone oxidoreductase subunit NuoE gives MSVFTDETRERAREIIARYPADRSRSALLPLLHLVQAEEGYVSPAGVTFCAEVLGLNKAQVGAVATFYTMYKRKPTGDFLVSVCTNTMCNVLGGQEVYDTLSEHLGVGHDETTADGTITLEHAECLAACDYGPVMTVNYDFFDGVDASTAVGVVDELRAGGRPMPTRGARLCTLKEMAVQLAGFADEREGAVADGGPGEPTLRGLRLAQEHGVSVPGFDPNTPIRSKAEADKAAAEAKAKAEAAKPAPVEASAAPVKGGDGASAPTGAAGVGGPAKPAEATGPADASGSTTRDVKAPDDKSPQVRTAETRQPDAGTAVPDAPGTKVPTDGTGTAPEAGDARSAEAAGVAANAPAGDGKPAGDEAGAQERNLTEAKAGTDADGAGPADANETGAQK, from the coding sequence ATGAGTGTTTTCACTGACGAGACCCGGGAGCGGGCGCGCGAGATCATCGCCCGCTACCCGGCGGACCGGTCCCGCTCGGCGTTGCTGCCGCTGCTGCACCTGGTGCAGGCCGAGGAGGGGTACGTCTCCCCGGCCGGGGTCACGTTCTGCGCCGAGGTCCTGGGGCTGAACAAGGCCCAGGTCGGCGCGGTGGCGACCTTCTACACGATGTACAAGCGCAAGCCGACCGGTGACTTCCTGGTCAGCGTCTGCACCAACACCATGTGCAACGTGCTCGGTGGCCAGGAGGTCTACGACACCCTGTCCGAGCACCTGGGCGTCGGGCACGACGAGACGACCGCCGACGGCACGATCACGCTGGAGCACGCCGAGTGCCTGGCGGCGTGCGACTACGGCCCGGTGATGACCGTCAACTACGACTTCTTCGACGGCGTGGACGCGTCCACAGCGGTCGGCGTCGTCGACGAGCTGCGGGCGGGCGGGCGGCCGATGCCGACCCGCGGTGCCCGGCTCTGCACCCTCAAGGAAATGGCGGTGCAGCTCGCCGGTTTCGCCGACGAGCGCGAGGGCGCGGTCGCCGACGGTGGGCCGGGTGAGCCCACCCTGCGCGGGCTGCGGCTGGCGCAGGAGCACGGCGTCTCGGTGCCGGGCTTCGACCCGAACACCCCGATCCGCAGCAAGGCCGAGGCCGACAAGGCCGCCGCTGAGGCGAAGGCGAAGGCGGAGGCCGCCAAGCCGGCGCCCGTCGAGGCCAGCGCGGCACCGGTCAAGGGTGGCGACGGGGCGTCCGCCCCGACGGGGGCGGCCGGGGTCGGCGGGCCGGCGAAGCCGGCAGAGGCCACCGGGCCGGCGGACGCCAGTGGCAGCACCACGCGGGACGTGAAGGCACCGGACGACAAGTCGCCGCAGGTGCGTACCGCCGAGACCCGGCAGCCGGACGCGGGCACGGCGGTGCCGGACGCCCCTGGCACCAAGGTCCCGACGGACGGCACCGGCACCGCGCCCGAGGCTGGCGACGCACGGTCGGCCGAGGCCGCCGGTGTGGCGGCCAACGCGCCGGCCGGTGACGGCAAGCCCGCCGGCGACGAGGCCGGGGCGCAGGAGCGCAACCTCACCGAAGCGAAGGCTGGCACGGACGCCGACGGCGCCGGACCGGCGGACGCGAACGAAACGGGGGCCCAGAAGTGA
- a CDS encoding NADH-quinone oxidoreductase subunit G, whose amino-acid sequence MTDVAKQTETVTLTIDGVEVTAPKGTLLIRVAEQMGTEIPRFCDHPLLAPAGACRQCLVEVEGQRKPVASCTQAVADGMVVRTQITSPVAKKAQEGVMELLLLNHPLDCPMCDKGGECPLQNQAMSTGRTDSRFHEHKREYEKPMAISSQVLLDRERCVLCQRCTRFSEEIAGDKFIDLMGRSSAEEINIYRDDAYGEEGDAGDVPFNSYFSGNTVQICPVGALTGAQYRFRARPFDLVSSPSVCEHCSAGCGQRTDWRRGKVLRRLAGDEPQVNEEWNCDKGRWGFQYTRAADRLTTPLVRDEHTGELREASWSEALTVAAEGLHTARESGQGTAVLTGGRLTVEDAYAYAKFARVALTTNDIDFRARPVSREEADFLASSVAGVTDVTYTDVENAPAVVLVGLEPEEECPILFLRLRKAYLKKALTVYALAPFATRGLEKLGAKLARVVPGEEASVLAEHATVAEALSAPGAILIVGERLATVPGGLSAAADVARRTGAKLVWVPRRAGDRGAVDAGCLPNLLPGGRLVTEPAARAELGEAWDIPAGVIPSQAGRDTDGILTAAANGQLGALVVGGVDPADLADPRLAEAALDAVPFLVSLELRASAVTRRANVVLPVAPVVEKAGSFLDWEGRLRPFEAVLNTAAMTDGRVLDALAALLDVRLGTADVPSVRRELGTLPATRTSRPSAPSVAPGRVPHPAAGEAVLATWHQLVDLGSLTEGDENLAGTARPPVVRLGKGTAEALGVVDGDAVTVGTDRGALTLPAELTEMPDGVVWLPTNSPGSTVRRSLGATSGTVVRISVPAPSTAIPAGRVAADETGLPGPLLNSGGNQ is encoded by the coding sequence ATGACCGACGTAGCAAAGCAGACCGAGACCGTCACGCTCACCATCGACGGCGTCGAGGTCACCGCCCCCAAGGGGACGTTGCTGATCCGGGTCGCCGAGCAGATGGGCACCGAGATCCCCCGGTTCTGCGACCACCCGCTGCTGGCCCCGGCCGGCGCGTGCCGGCAGTGCCTGGTCGAGGTGGAGGGCCAGCGCAAGCCGGTGGCCTCCTGCACCCAGGCCGTCGCCGACGGCATGGTCGTGCGTACGCAGATCACCTCCCCGGTGGCCAAGAAGGCGCAGGAGGGGGTGATGGAGCTGCTGCTGCTCAACCACCCGCTGGACTGCCCGATGTGTGACAAGGGCGGTGAGTGCCCGCTCCAGAACCAGGCGATGTCCACCGGCCGCACCGACTCGCGCTTCCACGAGCACAAGCGGGAGTACGAGAAGCCGATGGCGATCAGCAGCCAGGTGCTGCTGGACCGCGAGCGGTGCGTGCTCTGTCAGCGGTGCACCCGGTTCTCCGAGGAGATCGCCGGCGACAAGTTCATCGACCTGATGGGCCGGTCGTCCGCCGAGGAGATCAACATCTACCGGGACGACGCGTACGGCGAAGAGGGCGACGCCGGTGACGTCCCGTTCAACTCCTACTTCTCCGGCAACACCGTGCAGATCTGCCCGGTGGGCGCGCTGACCGGTGCGCAGTACCGCTTCCGGGCCCGCCCGTTCGACCTGGTGTCGAGCCCGAGCGTCTGCGAGCACTGCTCGGCCGGCTGCGGGCAGCGCACCGACTGGCGGCGCGGCAAGGTGCTGCGCCGGCTGGCCGGCGACGAGCCGCAGGTCAACGAGGAGTGGAACTGCGACAAGGGCCGGTGGGGTTTCCAGTACACCCGGGCCGCCGACCGGTTGACCACCCCGCTGGTCCGCGACGAGCACACCGGTGAGCTGCGCGAGGCGTCCTGGAGCGAGGCGCTCACCGTGGCCGCCGAGGGCCTGCACACTGCTCGGGAGAGCGGGCAGGGCACGGCGGTGCTCACCGGCGGCCGGCTGACCGTCGAGGACGCGTACGCGTACGCGAAGTTCGCCCGGGTCGCCCTTACCACCAATGACATCGACTTCCGGGCCCGGCCGGTCTCCCGCGAGGAGGCCGACTTCCTGGCCAGCTCGGTCGCCGGGGTCACCGACGTCACCTACACCGACGTGGAGAACGCGCCGGCGGTGGTGCTGGTCGGCCTGGAGCCGGAGGAGGAGTGCCCGATCCTCTTCCTGCGGCTGCGCAAGGCGTACCTGAAGAAGGCCCTGACGGTGTACGCGTTGGCGCCGTTCGCCACCCGTGGCCTGGAGAAGCTCGGTGCCAAGCTGGCCCGGGTCGTGCCGGGCGAGGAGGCCAGCGTGCTCGCCGAGCACGCCACGGTCGCCGAGGCGCTGAGCGCACCGGGCGCGATCCTGATCGTCGGCGAGCGACTGGCCACTGTGCCGGGCGGGCTCTCCGCAGCGGCGGACGTGGCGCGGCGTACCGGCGCGAAGCTGGTGTGGGTGCCGCGGCGCGCGGGTGACCGCGGCGCTGTCGACGCGGGCTGCCTGCCCAACCTGCTCCCCGGTGGACGGCTGGTGACCGAGCCGGCCGCCCGCGCCGAGCTGGGTGAGGCGTGGGACATCCCGGCCGGGGTGATCCCGAGCCAGGCCGGGCGGGACACCGACGGCATCCTCACCGCGGCGGCCAACGGCCAGCTCGGCGCGCTGGTCGTCGGCGGCGTCGACCCAGCCGACCTGGCCGACCCGCGACTGGCCGAGGCCGCCCTGGACGCGGTGCCGTTCCTGGTCAGCCTGGAGCTGCGCGCCAGCGCGGTGACCCGGCGGGCGAACGTGGTGCTGCCGGTCGCCCCGGTGGTCGAGAAGGCCGGCAGCTTCCTGGACTGGGAGGGTCGGCTGCGCCCGTTCGAGGCCGTGCTGAACACCGCCGCGATGACCGACGGTCGGGTGCTCGACGCGCTGGCCGCGCTGCTCGACGTGCGGCTCGGCACGGCGGATGTGCCGAGCGTGCGTCGTGAGCTGGGCACGCTGCCGGCGACGCGTACGTCCCGGCCGTCCGCACCGTCGGTGGCGCCGGGCCGGGTGCCGCACCCGGCTGCCGGGGAGGCCGTGCTGGCCACCTGGCACCAACTGGTGGACCTCGGCAGCCTGACCGAAGGCGACGAGAACCTCGCGGGCACCGCCCGCCCGCCGGTGGTCCGGCTGGGTAAGGGCACCGCCGAGGCACTCGGTGTGGTCGACGGTGACGCGGTCACGGTCGGCACCGACCGGGGGGCACTGACCCTGCCGGCGGAGCTCACCGAAATGCCGGACGGCGTGGTCTGGTTGCCGACCAACTCACCCGGCTCGACCGTGCGACGCAGCCTCGGGGCGACGTCCGGCACTGTCGTCCGGATCTCCGTTCCCGCACCGAGCACGGCCATCCCGGCCGGGCGCGTGGCGGCCGACGAGACCGGGCTCCCGGGTCCGCTCCTCAACTCCGGGGGTAACCAGTGA
- a CDS encoding NADH-quinone oxidoreductase subunit C: MTSPTDKPNDGGVPLPVVPTGATSGAPAEFPPASPAGRGMFGNQGTGDVSGYGGLVRQRQPIEEASRPYGSYFDEVRDALEEAYPAFGDAIEKVVVDRGELTLHIRPERIAEVCQVMRDDLALRFELCSSVSGVDYLGADERRLHVVYLLTSMTYRRQVRLEAAVSVEAPHLPSVTAIYPTADWQEREAYDMFGIVFDGHPNLTRILMPDDWEGHPQRKDYPLGGVPVEYKGAEIQPPNERRSYQ; encoded by the coding sequence ATGACGTCACCCACGGACAAGCCCAACGACGGCGGCGTACCGCTGCCGGTGGTGCCGACCGGCGCCACCAGTGGTGCCCCCGCCGAGTTCCCGCCGGCCAGCCCGGCCGGGCGCGGGATGTTCGGCAACCAGGGCACCGGCGACGTGTCCGGCTACGGCGGCCTGGTCCGCCAGCGCCAGCCCATCGAGGAGGCGTCCCGTCCGTACGGGAGCTACTTCGACGAGGTCCGCGACGCGTTGGAGGAGGCGTACCCGGCCTTCGGCGACGCGATTGAGAAGGTCGTGGTCGACCGGGGTGAGCTGACGCTGCACATCCGCCCGGAACGGATCGCCGAGGTCTGCCAGGTGATGCGCGACGACCTGGCGCTGCGGTTCGAGCTGTGCTCCTCGGTGTCCGGCGTGGACTACCTGGGCGCCGACGAGCGGCGGCTGCACGTGGTCTACCTGCTCACCTCGATGACGTACCGGCGGCAGGTCCGGCTGGAGGCCGCAGTCTCCGTCGAGGCCCCGCACCTGCCCAGCGTGACCGCCATCTACCCGACGGCGGACTGGCAGGAGCGCGAGGCGTACGACATGTTCGGCATCGTCTTCGACGGCCACCCCAACCTGACCAGGATCCTCATGCCGGACGACTGGGAGGGTCACCCGCAGCGCAAGGACTACCCGCTCGGCGGTGTGCCCGTCGAGTACAAGGGCGCGGAGATCCAGCCGCCGAACGAGCGGAGGTCGTACCAGTGA
- a CDS encoding NuoB/complex I 20 kDa subunit family protein, translated as MGIEEKLPAGVLLTSVEKLVNWSRKSSVWGATFGLACCAIEMMAAGGPHYDMGRWGMEVFRASPRQADLMIVAGRVSQKMAPVLRQIYDQMAEPRWVLSMGVCASSGGMFNNYAIVQGVDHVVPVDMYLPGCPPRPEMLIDAILKLREKIMYEPLGPNGRKMLAARQERGDVPVVPYGSMPSSYRSDKGRRAEWTRAVREGREEQLRIENWMNAQNHLHPQAGPK; from the coding sequence ATGGGCATCGAGGAGAAGCTTCCCGCCGGCGTCCTGCTCACCTCGGTGGAGAAGCTGGTCAACTGGTCCCGGAAGTCGTCCGTGTGGGGCGCTACCTTCGGCCTGGCCTGCTGCGCCATCGAGATGATGGCAGCCGGTGGTCCGCACTACGACATGGGCCGCTGGGGCATGGAGGTCTTCCGGGCGTCGCCCCGGCAGGCCGACCTGATGATCGTGGCCGGCCGGGTGAGTCAGAAGATGGCCCCGGTTCTGCGCCAGATCTACGACCAGATGGCCGAGCCCCGCTGGGTGCTCTCGATGGGCGTCTGCGCCAGCAGCGGCGGCATGTTCAACAACTACGCGATCGTGCAGGGCGTCGACCACGTGGTGCCGGTCGACATGTACCTGCCGGGCTGCCCGCCCCGGCCGGAGATGCTCATCGACGCGATCCTCAAGCTCCGCGAGAAGATCATGTATGAGCCGCTGGGCCCGAACGGCCGCAAGATGCTGGCCGCCCGCCAGGAACGCGGCGACGTTCCGGTCGTGCCCTACGGCTCCATGCCCTCCTCGTACCGCAGCGACAAGGGCCGGCGTGCCGAGTGGACCCGGGCGGTCCGCGAGGGCCGCGAGGAGCAGTTGCGGATCGAGAACTGGATGAACGCTCAGAACCACCTCCACCCGCAGGCAGGCCCCAAATGA
- a CDS encoding NADH-quinone oxidoreductase subunit D, which produces MTTSNYASERETDEGRVFTVTGGDWDTIVSGTDPINDERIVVNMGPQHPSTHGVLRLILELEGETVREARTVVGYLHTGIEKNLEYRNWVQGSTFVTRMDYLAPIFNETAYALAVEKLLGITDDITERATTIRVLMMELNRISSHLVWLATTGMELGAISIMLYGFREREYILDIFETITGLRMNHAYVRPGGVAQDVPDEAIVKIREFLKMMPKKLKEYEDLLSGQPIWTERTKNVAVLDVTGCVALGITGPVLRSAGLAWDLRKTMPYCGYENYEFDVPTHPDGDVWGRYLVRLAEIRESMKLVEQALDRLRPGPVMVADRKIAWPAQLAIGVDGMGNSLEHVAKIMGQSMESLIHHFKLVTEGFRVPPGQVYVAIEAPRGELGVHAVSDGGTRPYRVHYREPSFVNLQALPAMAEGGLIADVIAGGASLDPVMGGCDR; this is translated from the coding sequence GTGACGACGTCGAACTACGCCAGCGAGCGCGAGACCGACGAGGGCCGGGTCTTCACCGTCACCGGTGGGGACTGGGACACCATCGTCTCGGGCACCGACCCGATCAACGACGAGCGGATCGTCGTCAACATGGGTCCGCAGCACCCGTCCACGCACGGGGTGCTGCGGCTGATCCTGGAGCTGGAGGGCGAGACGGTCCGCGAGGCCCGTACCGTCGTCGGCTACCTGCACACGGGCATCGAGAAGAACCTCGAATACCGCAACTGGGTTCAGGGCTCGACGTTCGTGACCCGGATGGACTACCTCGCCCCGATCTTCAACGAGACGGCGTACGCCCTCGCCGTCGAGAAGCTGCTCGGCATCACCGACGACATCACCGAGCGGGCCACCACCATCCGCGTGCTGATGATGGAGCTCAACCGGATCTCGTCGCACCTGGTCTGGCTGGCCACCACCGGCATGGAGCTGGGCGCGATCTCGATCATGCTGTACGGCTTCCGCGAGCGGGAGTACATCCTCGACATCTTCGAGACCATCACCGGTCTGCGGATGAACCACGCGTACGTCCGGCCGGGCGGAGTGGCGCAGGACGTGCCGGACGAGGCGATCGTCAAGATCCGCGAGTTCCTCAAGATGATGCCGAAGAAGCTCAAGGAGTACGAGGACCTGCTCTCCGGCCAGCCGATCTGGACCGAGCGGACGAAGAACGTCGCGGTGCTGGACGTGACCGGCTGCGTGGCCCTCGGCATCACCGGGCCGGTGCTGCGCTCCGCCGGTCTCGCCTGGGACCTGCGCAAGACCATGCCGTACTGCGGTTACGAGAACTACGAGTTCGACGTGCCGACCCACCCCGACGGTGACGTGTGGGGCCGCTACCTGGTCCGGCTCGCCGAGATCCGGGAGTCGATGAAGCTGGTCGAGCAGGCCCTGGACCGGCTCCGCCCGGGTCCGGTGATGGTCGCCGACCGCAAGATCGCGTGGCCGGCGCAGTTGGCCATCGGCGTGGACGGCATGGGCAACTCGCTGGAGCACGTCGCGAAGATCATGGGTCAGTCGATGGAGTCGCTGATCCACCACTTCAAGCTGGTGACCGAGGGCTTCCGGGTTCCGCCGGGCCAGGTGTACGTCGCGATCGAGGCTCCCCGGGGCGAGTTGGGCGTGCACGCGGTCTCCGACGGTGGCACCCGGCCGTACCGGGTGCACTACCGCGAGCCCAGCTTCGTCAACCTCCAGGCCCTCCCGGCGATGGCCGAGGGCGGTCTGATCGCCGACGTGATCGCCGGCGGCGCCTCGTTGGACCCGGTGATGGGTGGTTGTGACCGATGA
- the nuoI gene encoding NADH-quinone oxidoreductase subunit NuoI has translation MGAITGTFKGFGVTFSHMFRKVVTTDYPFKPPVSAPRYHGRHILNRHPDGLEKCIGCELCAWACPADAIYVEGGDNTDEQRFSPGERYASIYQINYARCIFCGLCIEACPTRSLTMSNEYELARDNRQDLIFTKEQLLAPLLEGMEQPPHPMRLGDSEKDYYVGALDNPGTSAGAETSPMGPGRYQVEEHPGVTFPGAEQAAQRAAAGKGEEA, from the coding sequence GTGGGCGCGATCACCGGAACGTTCAAGGGATTCGGTGTCACCTTCTCGCACATGTTCAGGAAGGTCGTCACGACCGACTACCCGTTCAAGCCGCCGGTGTCGGCGCCGCGCTACCACGGGCGGCACATCCTCAACCGGCACCCGGACGGCCTGGAGAAGTGCATCGGCTGCGAGCTGTGCGCCTGGGCCTGCCCGGCGGACGCGATCTACGTCGAGGGTGGCGACAACACCGACGAGCAGCGCTTCTCGCCGGGTGAGCGGTACGCCAGCATCTACCAGATCAACTACGCCCGCTGCATCTTCTGCGGGCTGTGCATCGAGGCCTGCCCGACCCGTTCGCTCACCATGAGCAACGAGTACGAGCTGGCCCGGGACAACCGGCAGGACCTCATCTTCACCAAGGAGCAGTTGCTCGCGCCGTTGCTGGAGGGCATGGAGCAGCCTCCGCACCCGATGCGGCTGGGTGACAGCGAGAAGGACTACTACGTCGGCGCGCTGGACAACCCGGGCACCTCCGCCGGTGCGGAGACGTCCCCGATGGGTCCCGGCCGCTACCAGGTCGAGGAGCACCCCGGCGTGACGTTCCCGGGCGCCGAGCAGGCCGCCCAGCGCGCGGCTGCCGGCAAGGGAGAGGAAGCATGA
- the nuoH gene encoding NADH-quinone oxidoreductase subunit NuoH, with protein MTSSILAQDPTLADFGRDPWWLVLGKIVFAFAFGLLATLLGVWFERRVVGYMQVRPGPNQVGPFGLLQTLADGLKMAFKEDILPKAADKVVYFFAPTISVICAVTALSVVPFGPMVSIFGHHTPLQVTDVPVAVLLLLACSSMGVYGIVLGGWASGSTYPLLGGLRSSAQMISYEVAMGLSIVAVFMTAGTMSTSGIVAAQGDATRLTIMGTEIPAPGWYAILLLPSFIIFFIATVGETNRAPFDLPEAESELVAGFMTEYSSLKFALFMLSEYVAMVTMSAVTTTLFLGGWRAPWPITIWEGANSGWWPMLWFFGKVIALVFVFVWLRGTLPRLRYDQFMRLGWKVLLPINLVWILVLSGLRSIEDWDTRGKVIAVGIPAGLLLIATLFWPSRRPQPKPTTQEQVDNRPYGSFPLPPMDLQVPPSPRITRVVAEREPANIVAGSDSREV; from the coding sequence GTGACTTCGTCAATCCTGGCCCAGGATCCGACGCTTGCCGACTTCGGCCGGGATCCGTGGTGGCTGGTTCTCGGCAAGATCGTCTTCGCGTTCGCCTTCGGTCTGCTGGCCACCCTGCTAGGTGTCTGGTTCGAGCGGCGCGTGGTCGGCTACATGCAGGTGCGGCCCGGCCCCAACCAGGTCGGCCCGTTCGGCCTGCTGCAGACCCTCGCCGACGGCCTGAAGATGGCCTTCAAGGAGGACATCCTGCCGAAGGCGGCCGACAAGGTCGTCTACTTCTTCGCCCCGACCATCTCGGTGATCTGTGCGGTCACCGCGCTGTCGGTGGTGCCCTTCGGCCCAATGGTGAGCATCTTCGGCCACCACACGCCGTTGCAGGTCACCGACGTGCCGGTGGCGGTGCTGCTGCTGCTCGCCTGCTCGTCGATGGGCGTCTACGGCATCGTGCTGGGTGGTTGGGCCTCCGGCTCGACGTACCCGCTGCTCGGTGGTCTGCGGTCGAGCGCCCAGATGATCTCCTACGAGGTCGCCATGGGCCTGAGCATCGTGGCGGTCTTCATGACCGCCGGCACGATGAGCACCAGCGGGATCGTCGCCGCTCAGGGCGACGCCACGCGGCTGACCATCATGGGCACCGAGATCCCGGCGCCGGGCTGGTACGCCATCCTGCTGCTGCCCAGCTTCATCATCTTCTTCATCGCCACGGTGGGTGAGACCAACCGGGCGCCGTTCGACCTGCCCGAGGCCGAGTCCGAGCTGGTCGCCGGCTTCATGACGGAATACAGCTCGCTGAAGTTCGCGCTCTTCATGCTCAGCGAGTACGTCGCGATGGTGACCATGTCCGCGGTCACCACCACGCTGTTCCTGGGCGGTTGGCGGGCACCCTGGCCGATCACCATCTGGGAGGGCGCCAACTCCGGTTGGTGGCCGATGCTCTGGTTCTTCGGCAAGGTGATCGCGCTGGTCTTCGTCTTCGTCTGGCTGCGCGGCACGCTGCCCCGGCTGCGCTACGACCAGTTCATGCGCCTCGGTTGGAAGGTGCTGCTGCCGATCAACCTGGTCTGGATCCTGGTCCTGTCGGGCCTGCGTTCCATCGAGGACTGGGACACCCGCGGCAAGGTCATCGCGGTCGGCATCCCCGCCGGCCTGCTGCTGATCGCCACACTGTTCTGGCCCAGCCGCCGGCCGCAGCCGAAGCCGACAACTCAGGAACAGGTCGACAACCGGCCGTACGGGAGCTTCCCGCTGCCACCGATGGATCTTCAGGTACCACCGAGCCCGCGCATCACGCGCGTGGTCGCCGAGCGGGAGCCGGCCAACATCGTTGCCGGCTCGGACTCCAGGGAGGTGTGA
- a CDS encoding NADH-quinone oxidoreductase subunit A produces the protein MSLSPYAPIIGLFALAAAFSLFSVGAARFAGPRRYNKAKLEAYECGIEPSPQPVGGGRFPIKFYLTAMLFIVFDIEIIFLYPWAVSFDALPIFGFVEMVLFIVAVFVAYAYVWRRGGLDWD, from the coding sequence ATGTCGCTCTCGCCTTACGCACCGATCATCGGGCTGTTCGCCCTCGCCGCGGCGTTCTCGCTGTTTTCCGTCGGCGCCGCCCGCTTCGCGGGTCCCCGTCGCTACAACAAGGCCAAACTCGAGGCTTACGAGTGCGGCATCGAGCCCAGCCCGCAGCCGGTCGGCGGCGGCCGGTTCCCGATCAAGTTCTACCTGACGGCGATGCTCTTCATCGTCTTCGACATCGAGATCATCTTCCTCTACCCCTGGGCGGTCTCGTTCGACGCTCTGCCGATCTTCGGCTTCGTGGAGATGGTCCTGTTCATCGTCGCGGTCTTCGTTGCGTACGCCTACGTGTGGCGGCGCGGCGGCCTGGACTGGGACTGA
- the nuoF gene encoding NADH-quinone oxidoreductase subunit NuoF, with translation MTTPRPETVAKLTPVLTKRWLSPDAWRIGTYEQLDGYAALRKALKAHPDDLIQLIKDSGLRGRGGAGFPTGLKWGFIPQGDGKPHYLVVNADEGEPGTCKDLPLMTHDPHALVEGVIIASYAIRANRAYIYIRGEAVHAARRLRNAVQEAYDKGYLGRNILRSGYDLELVVHSGAGAYICGEETALLDSLEGFRGQPRLRPPFPATHGLYASPTVVNNVGTIASVPPIVLGGADWWKSMGTEKSSGPMIYSLSGRIVNPGQYECSMGVTLRELLELAGGMQPGHNLRFWTPGGSSTPLLAAEHLDVPLDFEGVAAAGSILGTTATQIFSDQDCPVYATYRWLEFYHHESCGKCTPCREGNYWMVRVYRRILAGQGTHEDLDTLLDTCDNILGRSFCGLGDGATSSVTSSLKYFKQDYLDYIEGRTAPKLSEKTLVGAH, from the coding sequence GTGACCACTCCCCGCCCGGAGACCGTGGCCAAGCTGACGCCGGTGCTGACCAAGCGCTGGCTGTCGCCGGACGCCTGGCGTATCGGCACGTACGAGCAACTGGACGGCTACGCCGCACTGCGCAAGGCGCTCAAGGCCCACCCGGACGACCTGATCCAGCTGATCAAGGACTCGGGGCTGCGCGGTCGGGGTGGCGCCGGCTTCCCCACCGGTCTCAAGTGGGGCTTCATCCCGCAGGGCGACGGCAAGCCGCACTACCTGGTGGTCAACGCCGACGAGGGCGAGCCGGGCACCTGCAAGGACCTGCCGCTGATGACCCACGACCCGCACGCGCTGGTCGAGGGCGTGATCATCGCGTCGTACGCGATCCGAGCCAACCGCGCCTACATCTACATCCGGGGCGAGGCGGTGCACGCCGCGCGTCGGCTGCGCAACGCGGTCCAGGAGGCGTACGACAAGGGCTACCTCGGCCGGAACATCCTGCGCAGCGGCTACGACCTGGAGCTGGTGGTGCACTCCGGCGCCGGGGCGTACATCTGCGGCGAGGAGACGGCGCTGCTGGACTCGCTGGAAGGCTTCCGGGGGCAGCCCCGGCTGCGCCCGCCGTTCCCGGCCACCCACGGCCTGTACGCGAGCCCGACGGTGGTGAACAACGTCGGCACCATCGCCAGCGTGCCGCCGATCGTGCTCGGTGGGGCCGACTGGTGGAAGAGCATGGGCACCGAGAAGTCCTCCGGGCCGATGATCTACTCGCTGTCCGGTCGGATCGTCAACCCGGGCCAGTACGAGTGCTCGATGGGTGTCACGCTGCGCGAGCTGCTGGAGCTGGCCGGTGGCATGCAGCCCGGGCACAACCTGCGGTTCTGGACCCCGGGCGGCTCGTCCACCCCGCTGCTCGCCGCCGAGCACCTGGACGTGCCACTGGACTTCGAGGGAGTGGCGGCGGCCGGCTCGATCCTGGGCACCACGGCCACCCAGATCTTCTCCGACCAGGACTGCCCGGTCTACGCGACGTACCGGTGGCTGGAGTTCTACCACCACGAGTCGTGCGGCAAGTGCACCCCGTGCCGCGAGGGCAACTACTGGATGGTTCGGGTCTACCGGCGGATCCTCGCCGGTCAGGGCACCCACGAAGACCTGGACACCCTGCTGGACACCTGCGACAACATCCTCGGCCGCTCGTTCTGTGGCCTGGGTGACGGCGCGACCAGCTCGGTGACCTCGTCACTGAAGTACTTCAAGCAGGACTACCTCGACTACATCGAGGGACGTACCGCACCCAAGCTGTCGGAGAAGACCCTGGTAGGGGCGCACTGA